The Bubalus kerabau isolate K-KA32 ecotype Philippines breed swamp buffalo chromosome 21, PCC_UOA_SB_1v2, whole genome shotgun sequence DNA segment AGTTCCACGTCTTACATCAAGGGAAACCATTTGCAGTTGTATAATGGATTGACTTATGATTATTAACCAATAAAAATGAACATGCATTTTTTTGGTAGCCTTCAAGATTCTtaaatttgttttactttgtcTTATAATGAGTGTaaaaaggtgaaagaaaagagttggGCTTACAGCTTTTGTGTTAATGTCAGTAAAGCCACATGCTCTTGTTAGTTCTCTTGCCCTCTTTGATCAAACGCCAATAGAAGAAACCATTTAAAACTGGAAAGCACTCACCACCAACAAAATAGTATAGGAATTGGGACTAACAAGAGGGTTTAAGTTGATAGTTTAGATGTCTCAACTCACCTTCTACCTTTTGTATTTAAATTCTTTTACTTGTGAGTCTTTCGTTGAAAGTTTTCTCTATTCTGTCAATGGCTCTTATCCAACTAGCAATTCCTAGCCCCAATATCAGATCACTTCTGAATGTCACGTCCTTCTCTGTGTTTatatctctcacacacacatacacacatatgtatgtacatacacatcCATAAATGTACGTATGCGTCTCCTgaactggtaggtggattctttatcagtgtaccacttcttttttttttttttttttttttttgccctttagaccaatttattttatatccatttaaaatatcatcCAACAAAGGACAATGAGTTTACAGCTGGGACGGTATACATAACTCGAGTCATTTGTAGTCCATCGTGCCCACTGGATAACAACTTTGCTGCTGAAATTTCTTAAAACTTACCAAACTAAAACAAAAGACTGAATAATACAAAAGGAAGAGTATTTCAGAGTAGTCTGTTCTGTcaattggctttttaaaaaaggaaacacattCTGTTTCCCTCAGACCGGTAAATAAGCAAGAGCTACATGCAGCAGTGTGAGTATTAAGACATTTCTcaagtcttctcaaatgagtccaaggcggggatgggatgggggagaaAACTGATAGAAAAACATTGCTATAGACACCATAACAAGCAATAAATttagataatttaaaattaaaaaaaaaaggcaagaggcAGCATTTCAGCAGCAAAGTGCTCAATAAAAAGTATATTGTAGAGGGTAATACACAAAAGTTGGGGTAAGAAGAGGACAGAAAAATGGGTCAGCAGGATGGGGCGAAGGCCTCAAAGGAAATACGGCGTCGTCGTTCTGGGAGGAATAACACGTTCTGAATCTGGAACTGCCCGGAATAACTTTGGTTCTCTTGTATTTACATCTTTGAAGACCATGATTGAAGCAATATTTCCACAACGATAGCAGTAATTAGGAGCAGACCATACTGTTACCAGCTTCTCATCAAACATAAATTTATAGCCTTCATGCACTAATTGATGTGCTCTGCAGATGAGTTTTAGGTTGTTGATATGAACAAACTCATTTGTGACCTTTGCGCCAAAAAGCCAGCCTGCTCCTCGGGGACTGATTGCCCAAGTATCCACATCTTCAGGATCTGACCAAACCAGATCACAAAATGCTCCTTTATGGGGAATTTCCTGATTCCGTTCAATGGTTCGAATTTGATCCAGTGTTTTGATATCAGGAGATAAACCACCATGAACACACAAAATCTGCTCATCTATTAAAGCTGCTACTGTGAGCATGTCAAAAACTTTGGTACAGTATCTCCAGGCATTAGCATTTCCATATTTGGTTTGGCACTCATCATAAAATCCATACACCTGTGTTATCTGTCTACTCTCATGATTTCCTCGCAAAAGTGTAATACGATCAGGCCATTTAGCCTTTAGTGCAAGAAGGTAAGTGAAGGTCTCCAAACTATAGTAACCTCGGTCTACAAAATCACCCATAAATATGTAGTTTGTGTCAGGAACCTGACCTCCAGTTCTGAATAGTTCACAAAGGTCATAAAACTGTCCATGTATGTCTCCACACACTGTTACTGGTGTTGATACTGGCTGGACATTTGACTCTTCCAACAGGAGGTCACAAACGTAGTCACATAGCCGCTTCAAGTCGTTCTCCGGTAGGTATTTGCATAGCCGCGCTATCTCCACGTACTTGTCCAAGTCCAGGGGCGCCATTTTAGAAGTAAGAAGCCCCGACGGTGGCGGCGGTATCCGCGCCAGTGTACCACTTCTTAAAAGTACTTTCAACAAGCAAAATCTGGGTTatgcttttctttccaaaaactgctttttttaaaaatagctgactGCTGAGATAAAAATGAAGTTGACCAAATACAATAGTAAGGtgaaaattttcatgcaaaggtaTACAAAAGAACCtataaaaaataactgaaattgctttatatttcaaaaatcatGAGTGAATGTATCTGTACCTTTAAAATAGCTGGAGGCTGATAAACACAGCTGTCTATAATGAGAAAGCAGATTACATCATGTCACTCTAAATAAGCCTTCTAATGAGAAATCAGGATTAAGTTGAATCTGGAGGAGAAATTTGTATTTGCCTTGAGAATTTCAAGCTGAACTTCCCTGGGGAGAATGATGGATCATTAAGAGATTTTAATTTGAAATGAGGTTATAGGATTGTAAATTGCTGACAGATATTTAGTAAAtgatttagtgtttttgtttaCATTCTAGCTTAGGAAAGATTTTGACTTTTTCAGCAAACTGAAAAAATGTCTTCAAAACACTTTTAGCTAATCAAAATGAAGTGTCCAAAGAAGGGGGAAGAACGAGCAATTAAAACCGATATATTTGAATTATGcattaaaattcaacaataaactTTCACTCTCTGAGCCAAGTCTCAGCCTTTGTTAAGTGTCTTAGTGCCATACAATTAATTTATTAGTATCAATTAAAGATTTTGTGATAATATCCTTGAGTAAATGTTATAATTCACAATATCAAGCTTTATAAAAATACTTGTACACCCTTCCACATTTCTAGAAGAGTCTGTAATTATACAAAATCCAAAAAATTTCTTTTCTGGTGATTTATCATATATCTTTCTGAAAACATTGCAAAATGAAGACTATATTTGTAAGAAATTGTGATTATTGCACACCTACCAGGAGTGAACAGCATAGCTCATGTCCAGCTAACTCTATAAAAAGGTAGCCCTCCAGGGAAGATGGACTAGACCAAGACTGATAAGACAACttactccttttttccttttgaaacttttattttcaatatgacACCTACTATCATACATagtccctttctcttctttgtgACAAACTCACACAGCTTGCAGCAAGTGATTCAGCCTTCATTAGAGAAATGCCACCCAAAGGGTCTCTTTCGAAAGCTTTGTGTCTTTCAGCTGGAGGCAAGATTGAATGCATCACGGTTTCTATAGCCCTACAATATCCAATCCAAGATAGACACTACTGTTGTTACAGATATTGAGGGAAAATACGCTCTTTCTTACTGAGCTGCCTTGTGGACCAGTGTCACTGGGGAAATATCGCAGCCTGGTTTATAGGCGGCTGTCCTGTTTTATATGCAGGTACAATATGAAGAGCTTTATGCTTGGGAGGTCACTCAGCCAAGATTCTCCTTTATATTTCTTCTATGGAACAAAAGTGGCTCACCATTTACCTTTTTATGTCCATTTCTAATTTggaagaagctttttttttctctctctcaaataTCTAAATCTGACACCCTTTTGGGTTTGTgtccttttcctttgcttcttcacATACATTTTCTTCTGCCCTAAAACCTGTGCAATTAACTTCTGTCACCTGAAAAGCCTTCCTTGCAGCACGTTGCTCCAGCTGTTGAAGCAGATGTAATTACATCCTACTCTACCTGTCCTGGGGCACGCTAGTTTCATACAATTTTCATATCACCCTTTTCCATTATTCAAGCAGAGTGAAATTTTAAGGACAGTGTGATTAGGCTGAAATTGGAACTATTCAAGGTTTGGCATTGTGTGAAAAGGCAGACTTTTCCCCTCTCTACACCAAACTAAAAAGCTATTGTTAAAAAAACATGGTCCAATCAGCTTGGCACGCACACTGCTCAGGCACTCAGGACCATCGCAGTCAAGACTTTCCATGGATCCATATTAAGACTGATTAATATTTTCATGACTGAGCTGGAGTTTATTGTGAGGGGAAATGGTGTTAATGATTAAGGACTTTATAGATTTATATAGATTCGGTCCTGATTTGGGCAATGAGAACCAAGAAAAGCACATTCAAGCAATGTGAACAATACAGGCATTTATGGAAAGTATTCCAGTATGGTGCTTAAAGAATACTgaacattactttaaaaaaaatcatacaaaaagagcaaaaagaataaaagcttAAATAGTTCCACTCTCTTTATATTACATCTAAACAAATGCCTATAAAGCAGACATAAGCATGGAAAATGAACTCAATCCATTTCATTTATGTATTAAACTTTTTTAACTggtgtatagctgatttacattgttgtgtttttaatttctgctgaacagcaaagcgaatcagttatatatttagaaatactTGCTCCTTTAGATTCTTTTAGTATAtcggtcattacagagtattcagtggagttccttgtgctatacagtaggtccttattagttatttattttatatatagtagtgtgtatatgtcaatcccaatatcCCAATTTATCACACATCCCCATTCCTtcttggtaatcataagtttgtttttttacatctgtgactctgtttggtaaataaattcatttgtgccatttgtttagattccacatataagcaatgtcatatgttatttgtctttctgtgtctgacttacttcactcagtatgacaatctctgggtccatcatGTAACTGCAAAtgacattctttctttctcttttatgactgtatatatgtatcacttctttctccatttctctgtccatggatatttaggttgtttccacgttCTTGCTATTGTAAACCGTGCAGCAATGAACATTgtggtgcatgtattttttcaattatggttttcatggaatatatgcccaggagtgggattactggatcatatggtagctctagttttagttttttaaggaacctccataatgttctccataatggttgaaccactttgcattcccaccaacagtgtaggagggttcccctttctccacaccctttccagcatttatagcttgtagattttttgataatggccatactgatcggtgtgaggtgatatctcattgtagttttgatttgactgaactgaactgaataatagtaACATGGAGCATCTTTTTGCATGCCTCcaggccatctgtatgttttctttggagaaaagtctgtttatatcttctgcccattttttttattgggttgtttgtttttttgatattgaactacatgaactgtttgtatattttggagattaatcccttgtcagttgctttgtctgcaaatattttctcccattctgtgggttgtctttttgtttagtttatgatttccttgctatgcaaaagctttcaagtttaattagatcacatttgttgatttttgtttttattttcattactctaggaggtagatcAAAAGAGATCTTGCTGTGGAACTCAGTCCATTTTAAATTAACTATTTCCCTAACCTCCTAGTCCCTTAGTTCTCTAAGATAAACTATGGTTTGATGTAACCAATAaagttttcaatattttaaatcctCAGAATTAAATTGGGCTACCAAAAACATTGTTTGAGTGTCACTGTGATTTCCATAGTTTCATTTACTGCCCaccaactaaaaatagagttgtaaAGTTAATCACACAAAGCCTCTAATAAGACACATCTCTCTCACACATGTCTATAAGTGCCCTATTAATATGAAATAATGATTTcatagaattttattattttgtcaaaTGATTAAATTCATTATGTTATATTatcataaaaattaagtaaattttgAGCTTCTATGGACAGATGTCAAGTCATAAAGTATAAGCAAGGCTAGACATAAAAGAGATGTGTAAATATGCATTTGTCACAATGTAGGAAGGTTGTATATGTGCACAAGTATATATAAGTAattaaaatttctgttattttactaCTGtccactattttttctttttacaaagcaaaaatagCAAAGAGCTGACTAGTTACAAGCCTAGTTGTTAATGAAAACTTACAGATTGTATTTGGATGCACTTCCTCACAAGGgtccttttcaaatgagttataGTCATAAATAATGTTACTAGTATTCACCAAGACTAGAACTTTATGGTCATGTaaacttttgctttctcttttgctCAATAGAGAAGAATCTCTTTGTTAAGATATATCTTTGTGGCAAAAATCAACAGATCTGAAAGTATCAAGCATGAGAAGGGGTATGGATCAAGAAGATCTTTTGTCTAATATTTGTAGGTGGGCAAATTTGTACAGACACTTCGGAAAATAATTTGGCATCATTTTATCCAGTAAAATTGAAGGTACACATACAAGTAGTATCTTGAAAGACTCTTGTGTGAGTGTACCAAAGGATATGATGAGAATACTTAAAATAGCAATTTTATAATAGAAAACCACTGGAAAGTGTCCCCAAAACCTGTTGGCTGAAGAATATATAAATGTCGAGGTACTTTTATAGAATGGTATGgtgctcagaagtaaagaatttgcctgcaatatgggagaagcaggagaggcatgtttgatccctgggttgggaagattccctggaggaggaaatggcaatccacttcagtattcttgcctggagaatcccatggacagagaagcctggtgggctacagtccgtagcatTGCAGAGAGTTACACACTACTGAAAGGGCTCAGCACACACGCATGTtacgtgaaaagtgaaaacaaattgATTAACAGCAATATGAACAAATATGATTAAATCTCAAAACTAATATTGAGCAAAAAGGCAAGtcttaaaaaaatctgtattagGAAAATATagtgttattttatttacatgaaagtttaaaaagtagATGAAACAAAGAaactccctgcaatgcaggaaacccaggttcaatccttgggtcgggaagatcccctggaaaagggaatggctatacactccagtattgttgcctgaagaatcccatggacagaggagtctggtgggctatcgtccatggagtcacaaaaagtcagacatgactgagcaactaacactttgaaatATGATATTCtatgtatttggagaaggaaatggcaacccactccagtattctagcctggggaattccatggacagaggagcctggcagactacagcccatggggttgcagagtcagccaagactgagcaactaacacacattctGTGTATTATCTGAATAATGTGACCTCTGCAAAATGTTTATATCCAAGATCTGAAGCAATAAGTCTGTTGATGAGACCCACTGTGGAGTCCAGGCATTTTTGACTAGTAGTTGCTGAAAGATGGAGATAGAGAtgcagagagggggagagagacagaTTCAGATCCTGTGAGAATGACAAAGTCAATTAAAAACcttatgggctttcctgatagctcagctgtaaagaatccacctgcaatgcaggaggcccaggtttgattcctgggttgggaatacccaaccagtattctggcctggagaattccttggagcgtatagtccatggggttgcaaagagtcagacacgattgagtggctttcactttcaaactctgAAAGAGCATTTTTCCAAAAGAATTTCAATCCTATTCCATATATAAGAGGAGGCAAATAtaggtctgtttttttttttttttttaacagataattTGTTCTTTGCAATCAGTTCTTCACTTGCTTATCCAGTTTGTAAACTAtggtcacattttttttaatagctatcTTTTATTGAATGGTCACTACATTCTGGCACTATTCTGAGCACT contains these protein-coding regions:
- the LOC129635762 gene encoding serine/threonine-protein phosphatase 6 catalytic subunit, which encodes MAPLDLDKYVEIARLCKYLPENDLKRLCDYVCDLLLEESNVQPVSTPVTVCGDIHGQFYDLCELFRTGGQVPDTNYIFMGDFVDRGYYSLETFTYLLALKAKWPDRITLLRGNHESRQITQVYGFYDECQTKYGNANAWRYCTKVFDMLTVAALIDEQILCVHGGLSPDIKTLDQIRTIERNQEIPHKGAFCDLVWSDPEDVDTWAISPRGAGWLFGAKVTNEFVHINNLKLICRAHQLVHEGYKFMFDEKLVTVWSAPNYCYRCGNIASIMVFKDVNTREPKLFRAVPDSERVIPPRTTTPYFL